Proteins co-encoded in one Pelodiscus sinensis isolate JC-2024 chromosome 9, ASM4963464v1, whole genome shotgun sequence genomic window:
- the GORAB gene encoding RAB6-interacting golgin isoform X1, whose protein sequence is MAGGWAGFSEQELRRLRGPRADLSESSDQKHRPISINKSRQQLQREKVLQQQYRKLGLQDAAASVPSEQLLSVPKHKPCLPSPPLQQSPPSSIKDQRQHDTRDQEAVQGLENPCNGDEKTQHLLVKMDLKMENKRVELQEKSRWEVLQQEQRLMEEKNKRKKALLAKAIAERSKRTQAETVKLKRIQKELQALDDMVSADIGILRNRIDQASMDYSYARKRYEKAEAEYVAAKLDLQRKTELKERLTEHLCTIIQQNELRKAKKLEELMKQLEVEADEENLELEIEVERMLQHQEAEAGRQAQNLPPTAEEAAALCAAAAEKEQAGAVLEHLVELPGHACSKSLSNTGSSDQSVNTTGEESTAHSDTLLLHAKKVASDG, encoded by the exons atggcggggggctgggccggcttcTCCGAgcaggagctgcggcggctgcgGGGCCCGCGCGCAG ACCTATCCGAATCTTCTGATCAGAAGCATAGACCTATCTCCATAAATAAGAGCCGGCAGCAGTTGCAACGAGAAAAAGTTCTTCAGCAACAATATCGAAAACTGGGACTGCAGGATGCAGCAGCCTCTGTACCTTCAGAACAGCTGCTTTCTGTGCCAAAACACAAGCCCTGTCTTCCAAGTCCCCCTCTGCAACAATCTCCTCCATCCTCAATCAAAGATCAAAGGCAACATGACACTAGAGATCAAGAGGCTGTGCAGGGACTTGAAAATCCTTGTAATGGCGATGAAAAAACCCAGCATCTCCTTGTAAAgatggatttaaaaatggagaacAAGAGAGTGGAATT GCAGGAGAAATCGCGGTGGGAAGTCCTCCAGCAGGAGCAGCGGCTGATGGAAGAGAAGAATAAACGCAAGAAGGCGCTCCTGGCCAAAGCCATCGCTGAAAG ATCCAAAAGAACTCAGGCTGAAACAGTGAAACTAAAGCGGATTCAAAAAGAGCTGCAGGCTCTGGATGATATGGTGTCTGCTGACATTGGGATCTTAAGGAACCGAATCGACCAGGCCAGCATGGACTATTCATACGCTCG GAAGCGATACGAAAAGGCCGAGGCCGAGTATGTAGCAGCAAAGCTGGATCTCCAACGGAAGACTGAGCTGAAGGAGCGTCTCACGGAGCATCTGTGTACCATCATACAGCAGAATGAACTGCGTAAGGCCAAGAAGCTGGAGGAGTTGATGAAGCAGCTGGAAGTGGAGGCAGATGAAGAAAATCTGGAACTGGAGATTGAGGTGGAGCGGATGCTGCAGCATCAGGAGGCAGAAGCTGGGAGACAGGCTCAGAATCTGCCCCCGACTGCCGAGGAAGCGGCTGCTCTGTGTGCGGCTGCGGCGGAAAAGGAGCAGGCGGGTGCTGTTCTGGAACACTTAGTGGAGCTACCTGGACATGCCTGTAGCAAATCACTTTCAAATACAGGTAGCTCAGATCAGTCGGTAAACACTACTGGGGAGGAAAGCACAGCTCACTCTGATACGCTACTATTGCATGCCAAGAAGGTAGCCTCTGATGGATGA
- the GORAB gene encoding RAB6-interacting golgin isoform X3: protein MAGGWAGFSEQELRRLRGPRADLSESSDQKHRPISINKSRQQLQREKVLQQQYRKLGLQDAAASVPSEQLLSVPKHKPCLPSPPLQQSPPSSIKDQRQHDTRDQEAVQGLENPCNGDEKTQHLLVKMDLKMENKRVELQEKSRWEVLQQEQRLMEEKNKRKKALLAKAIAERSKRTQAETVKLKRIQKELQALDDMVSADIGILRNRIDQASMDYSYARS, encoded by the exons atggcggggggctgggccggcttcTCCGAgcaggagctgcggcggctgcgGGGCCCGCGCGCAG ACCTATCCGAATCTTCTGATCAGAAGCATAGACCTATCTCCATAAATAAGAGCCGGCAGCAGTTGCAACGAGAAAAAGTTCTTCAGCAACAATATCGAAAACTGGGACTGCAGGATGCAGCAGCCTCTGTACCTTCAGAACAGCTGCTTTCTGTGCCAAAACACAAGCCCTGTCTTCCAAGTCCCCCTCTGCAACAATCTCCTCCATCCTCAATCAAAGATCAAAGGCAACATGACACTAGAGATCAAGAGGCTGTGCAGGGACTTGAAAATCCTTGTAATGGCGATGAAAAAACCCAGCATCTCCTTGTAAAgatggatttaaaaatggagaacAAGAGAGTGGAATT GCAGGAGAAATCGCGGTGGGAAGTCCTCCAGCAGGAGCAGCGGCTGATGGAAGAGAAGAATAAACGCAAGAAGGCGCTCCTGGCCAAAGCCATCGCTGAAAG ATCCAAAAGAACTCAGGCTGAAACAGTGAAACTAAAGCGGATTCAAAAAGAGCTGCAGGCTCTGGATGATATGGTGTCTGCTGACATTGGGATCTTAAGGAACCGAATCGACCAGGCCAGCATGGACTATTCATACGCTCG GTCATAG
- the GORAB gene encoding RAB6-interacting golgin isoform X4, producing MAGGWAGFSEQELRRLRGPRADLSESSDQKHRPISINKSRQQLQREKVLQQQYRKLGLQDAAASVPSEQLLSVPKHKPCLPSPPLQQSPPSSIKDQRQHDTRDQEAVQGLENPCNGDEKTQHLLVKMDLKMENKRVELQEKSRWEVLQQEQRLMEEKNKRKKALLAKAIAERSKRTQAETVKLKRIQKELQALDDMVSADIGILRNRIDQASMDYSYAR from the exons atggcggggggctgggccggcttcTCCGAgcaggagctgcggcggctgcgGGGCCCGCGCGCAG ACCTATCCGAATCTTCTGATCAGAAGCATAGACCTATCTCCATAAATAAGAGCCGGCAGCAGTTGCAACGAGAAAAAGTTCTTCAGCAACAATATCGAAAACTGGGACTGCAGGATGCAGCAGCCTCTGTACCTTCAGAACAGCTGCTTTCTGTGCCAAAACACAAGCCCTGTCTTCCAAGTCCCCCTCTGCAACAATCTCCTCCATCCTCAATCAAAGATCAAAGGCAACATGACACTAGAGATCAAGAGGCTGTGCAGGGACTTGAAAATCCTTGTAATGGCGATGAAAAAACCCAGCATCTCCTTGTAAAgatggatttaaaaatggagaacAAGAGAGTGGAATT GCAGGAGAAATCGCGGTGGGAAGTCCTCCAGCAGGAGCAGCGGCTGATGGAAGAGAAGAATAAACGCAAGAAGGCGCTCCTGGCCAAAGCCATCGCTGAAAG ATCCAAAAGAACTCAGGCTGAAACAGTGAAACTAAAGCGGATTCAAAAAGAGCTGCAGGCTCTGGATGATATGGTGTCTGCTGACATTGGGATCTTAAGGAACCGAATCGACCAGGCCAGCATGGACTATTCATACGCTCGGTAA
- the GORAB gene encoding RAB6-interacting golgin isoform X2 — protein sequence MEEKNKRKKALLAKAIAERSKRTQAETVKLKRIQKELQALDDMVSADIGILRNRIDQASMDYSYARKRYEKAEAEYVAAKLDLQRKTELKERLTEHLCTIIQQNELRKAKKLEELMKQLEVEADEENLELEIEVERMLQHQEAEAGRQAQNLPPTAEEAAALCAAAAEKEQAGAVLEHLVELPGHACSKSLSNTGSSDQSVNTTGEESTAHSDTLLLHAKKVASDG from the exons ATGGAAGAGAAGAATAAACGCAAGAAGGCGCTCCTGGCCAAAGCCATCGCTGAAAG ATCCAAAAGAACTCAGGCTGAAACAGTGAAACTAAAGCGGATTCAAAAAGAGCTGCAGGCTCTGGATGATATGGTGTCTGCTGACATTGGGATCTTAAGGAACCGAATCGACCAGGCCAGCATGGACTATTCATACGCTCG GAAGCGATACGAAAAGGCCGAGGCCGAGTATGTAGCAGCAAAGCTGGATCTCCAACGGAAGACTGAGCTGAAGGAGCGTCTCACGGAGCATCTGTGTACCATCATACAGCAGAATGAACTGCGTAAGGCCAAGAAGCTGGAGGAGTTGATGAAGCAGCTGGAAGTGGAGGCAGATGAAGAAAATCTGGAACTGGAGATTGAGGTGGAGCGGATGCTGCAGCATCAGGAGGCAGAAGCTGGGAGACAGGCTCAGAATCTGCCCCCGACTGCCGAGGAAGCGGCTGCTCTGTGTGCGGCTGCGGCGGAAAAGGAGCAGGCGGGTGCTGTTCTGGAACACTTAGTGGAGCTACCTGGACATGCCTGTAGCAAATCACTTTCAAATACAGGTAGCTCAGATCAGTCGGTAAACACTACTGGGGAGGAAAGCACAGCTCACTCTGATACGCTACTATTGCATGCCAAGAAGGTAGCCTCTGATGGATGA